A portion of the Aphelocoma coerulescens isolate FSJ_1873_10779 chromosome 1, UR_Acoe_1.0, whole genome shotgun sequence genome contains these proteins:
- the NYX gene encoding nyctalopin, whose protein sequence is MFAIILNVILWVPQVHGVWACVRSCPPSCVCTPERSCSVLCDRAGLGQIPSEFPCEASSINLDKNSIKFLSERAFGTLPSLKSLSLNHNNISFITPGAFKGLPSLTELKMAHNEYIRYLHTRTFTALRRLVRLDLADCNLFNIPDRIFIELPALQELFCFQNNFRRIPGAIRGMENLTHVYLERNRIEAVAYNSLQGLTKLKYLNLQDNKINVIHERAFQGCQRMEYLYLNDNLISELPEHSFDGLRRLKMLNLGGNFLRNISNTWFRDLGELEFLYLDRNRISYIEEGAFENLTSLVVLHLNSNNLTTLPFSVFEPVYFLGRLYLFRNPWECDCRIEWLKEWMENYRLVRDIPCASPSSVAGIDLMDVLFERSPEGYCLDPVELNMTSEGPTPSEQPWSTTESKFNSLISKLLLQMGLPEEVANATEVYSNATQLDGQTEGVSSGMGEDRIEADSSSLYLPALFTVIVLLCK, encoded by the exons ATGTTTGCCATCATTCTAAATG TGATCCTTTGGGTCCCACAGGTCCATGGGGTGTGGGCCTGCGTGCGCTCCTGCCCTCCCAGCTGCGTGTGCACACCAGAGcggagctgctctgtgctctgcgACCgcgctgggctggggcagatcCCCAGCGAGTTCCCCTGCGAAGCCTCTTCCATCAACCTGGACAAAAACAGCATCAAGTTCCTGTCCGAGAGGGCTTTCGGGACGCTGCCTTCCCTCAAATCCCTGTCGCTCAACCACAACAACATCTCCTTCATCACTCCGGGGGCGTTCAAGGGGCTGCCAAGCCTGACGGAGCTGAAGATGGCCCACAACGAGTACATTCGCTATCTCCACACTCGGACCTTCACCGCACTCCGGCGCCTCGTGAGGCTGGACCTGGCTGACTGCAACCTCTTCAACATCCCAGACAGGATCTTCATTGAGCTGCCTGCTCTGCAGGAGCTATTCTGCTTCCAGAACAACTTCCGAAGGATCCCAGGTGCCATCAGGGGCATGGAGAACTTGACCCACGTGTACCTGGAGAGAAACAGGATCGAAGCGGTGGCCTACAACTCCCTGCAGGGCCTGACCAAGCTGAAATACCTGAATCTGCAGGACAACAAGATAAATGTCATCCACGAGCGAGCTTTTCAGGGTTGTCAGAGGATGGAGTACCTGTACCTGAATGACAATTTGATCAGTGAGCTTCCAGAACACTCTTTTGATGGCCTGAGGCGCCTGAAGATGCTCAACCTGGGGGGGAATTTTCTCAGGAACATTTCCAACACCTGGTTCAGGGACTTGGGGGAGCTGGAGTTCCTCTACCTGGACCGCAACAGGATCAGCTACATCGAGGAAGGGGCTTTTGAGAACCTCACCAGCCTGGTTGTGCTGCACTTGAACAGCAACAACCTGACGACGCTGCCCTTCTCCGTGTTTGAGCCCGTGTACTTCCTGGGGCGGCTGTACCTCTTCCGCAACCCCTGGGAGTGCGACTGCCGCATCGAGTGGCTCAAGGAGTGGATGGAGAACTACAGGCTCGTCAGGGATATTCCGTGTGCCTCCCCCTCCTCAGTGGCTGGGATTGACCTGATGGACGTGCTCTTCGAGAGGTCTCCTGAAGGTTACTGTCTCGACCCGGTGGAGCTGAACATGACATCTGAGGGGCCGACCCCAAGTGAGCAGCCTTGGTCTACCACAGAGAGCAAGTTCAACAGCCTTATCTCCAAACTCTTGCTCCAGATGGGCCTTCCTGAAGAGGTGGCAAATGCCACCGAAGTGTACAGTAATGCCACGCAGCTGGACGGACAGACTGAAGGGGTTTCTTCTGGCATGGGGGAAGACAGAATCGAGGCTGACTCCTCTTCCTTGTACCTCCCAGCACTTTTCACAGTGATTGTTCTGCTGTGCAAATAG